The DNA sequence gaaataccgcttcgcggggctccgtctaggtAAGTTGTGAACTAACGCTACGCggaacgcggaactaacgctagtggggaaaaatgcgaccgggaataaaTAATGCTACccggaactaacgcgagtggggaaaTATACGACCGGGAATAAATAATGCTACCCGGAACTAATGCGAGTGGGgaaaatgcgaccgggaataatgctacgcggaactaacgcgtttggggcactgatctagcTACTCCGGCATACGACAGTTAAGGGTTGTATTCCACCTGTCGAATTTCTTTGTCCAGTGTCCATTGCGTCTGACTCATTAAGTACAATTataatacacattggaccaagatattggacagatggaataccatcctaaggCACAAACCAGAGGTCGAGGTTCGGATTTCGGCTGGTGCCAATGAGTTTCGTACGTTTGAGCCACGATTGCGATAACCGTGGCGTTTTGATTAATCCAATAAAAGTACACTTATAGAAAACAATGCAATTGAATGGTTGGTTGTAAAACTTGTAAGACGACAAGTCCAATAATAGAAAAGGGACTTCACTTCGCCTTTCtaaattacagcttggcaaaaaaaagtggaaattaaaaagtggcaacactgtagtgtcgtccctttcaaaccaatttatataagaaaacgggacgacactacactgttgccactttttaatttctactctttttgccaagctgtaccatTCTCCGGTTATCCGGTAGCAGGTAAGTCAAGAACAAAGAAAAATATGAAGAAAGTAATCTTTAATTAGGTGGAGGGGGAAGTAGCGCTGATTGCCACAAACACACTTAATCTTAGTGTCGCCATTAATGCTAGCGGCAGCCGTTTGAACTAATTGCGCTCTAACATAGAAAACCCACACAAAATGAGGACATCACCAGCCGTGTACCTAGCTAATACTGACCGATCTTGTTAAGCAGATAGATACAAGGCACATATATCCTATTGCCTTCGATGACGTCAATGAAATCGTCGCTAATTGCATCGTAGCAGATCGTTATGTCCGCATTGTGTATCTTGTACACAGATAGGATGGTTTTCACTGCTTCTATATCGAGCTCTACAGCTCACAAAGCCGCTAGAattgttattattgttattgtgtaagcaggcaggcagttgtgaCAACTGATATTGCCTGTATCCAGTAATCATTAATAGTTATCGTTGACAAGTAGATGTATTGATGTGtctgtctaatttatttttaaattggttcacaTTTTGTGCTGAAACCACATCTTCGGGGAGTTTGTTCCAAGCCCTCACTACTCGGTTGCTCAGAAAGTGTTTGTATGGGTTACTGTGGGACCTATGCCTTTCTAGCTTTAAGTGATGACCTCTCAGACGGGTGTTGTTGTTGCGCTTGAACATCTCATGAAAATCCTTGAGGTCATAGTGCCCAGACAGTATTTTGTACGTTTCTATTAGGTCTCCACGTTCTCTGCGGTGCTTAAGAGTAGTGAGCTTCAGTTCCTTCAGTCTCTCCTCATACGGCTTGTTCTTAAGTTGCCTTGGTAGTTTTGTGAAACTCCGTTGAACCTTCTCCAGCATATCAATGTCCTTGGCAAAGTAAGGACTCCAGGCTTGAAAAGCATATTCCAGTATGGGTCTGacataggttttgtaaatttttaacaTCATTTCTGGTGTCAAGGTTTTGAAAGCTTTTCTAATGAGGTAAATCAGGCTTCTGGCTTTCTTTACCATTGTAGAGATGTGCTCCCACTTTAGATCCTCTGAGATCTTAACGCCTAGGTCAGTTTGTGTTTTTACAGCCGTTAGTGGAGTGCCATCCAAGTTGTAAGTTAGGCGGGGGTTCCGATTTCCTATGTGAAGTATAGTACATTTGGCAGAATTCAGATTGATTAGCCATTCTTTAGACCAGCTTGCTAATGCATTCAGATCATCTTGTAGATGGCTGTAATCTACGAGTGGGTTAGCAAATAACTTGGTGTCATCCGCAAAAGCACTAATACTGCATTTAAGGCGACGCGGCAGGTCAACTGTATATAGTATGTAAAGCACGGGGCCCAAAACTGAACCCTGTGGTACTCCACTGTGTATCTCTCGTTGCCGTGACTTGGTTTCACCAACTCTAACTTTAAAGGTTCTATACTGTAGGAAGGCCCTTATCCATAATAATAGTTTCCCACGGATTCCCAAATGTTCCAATTTGTGAAGTAGCCTCTCTGTGGGAACTTTGTCGAAGGCTTTTTCATAGTCAAGGTAAATGACATCAGTAGGGTCTCTCTTGTTAAAACTTTTACTCCAGGCAGAGAGGCAAGACAGCAAGTTAGAGACTGTGGAACGATGCGGGCAGAAACCATGCTGTTGGTCACCTATCACACAGTGCAGAGCAAGAAATTCTCTTATGTGTTTTACTAGAATTTTCTCCATAGCTTTGCATGCTACGCTAGTGAGGCTTATCGGCCTGTAGTTAGATGGTTCAAGCTTATCTCCTTTCTTGAATATTGGTGTCACGGTGGCTGTTTTCCATTGCTCAGGTAACGTGCCCGTATCATATGATGCCTGCATTATCTTGGCTAAAGGGCTGACCAAGGTATCGCACTTTTGCAGCAGTGTAACAGGAATATCATCCGGTCCTGGTGCAGAATCTGTTTTCATTTCTTTAATGACCTGTTTAACTTTATCTGTAGAGAAGGTAATGTCTTCAATACACTCCTCAACTCTGAGGGATAGGTCTAGATGTGGCAGTTGACCGTGAGGTTCCAACTGAAAGACATCCTCAAACTGGTCCGCAAAAGCTTCAGCGATATCAGGGGCACAGGTTACGGTAAGTCCTTGTTTGTTTCTTAAGACGTTGGGTGTGCTGACCTTCGATGTTAATTGTTGACGAATATAGGAGTAAAACCGCTTTGGGCCAGTATTTAACAAGTCTGTTTCATATTTTATGCGGCATGTTCTAATACGGTTTGTTTGTACGGTTTGTTTGTTAGCTTGTTATTTAGCTTCCGGTAGTCTTTATAAAATTCATCCAAGCCAGTTAGCACATATTTGTCCCAAAGCCCTATTTTCTGCTTTATCATATCTCGAATCTCTTTATTGATCCACGGCTTATCAGAAGTGTcatcatttgttttaattttagccTGTGGTACATATTGGGCAACAGCATCCATCACTACAGTAAGAAATACATTGTACTGTTCTATGACGTTATTCACTGATTCTATACTTTGTGTTAACTTGAGTGAAATTGTCTCATTTATTTTGTCGTAGTCCGCTCGGTTGTAATTATATCGCAGTTGGCTATTGGTGCGAGGTGTCTTCGATTGCAACTGTATGGTAGCTTGCATGCAAGTGTGATCACTTTTACCAATAGGAGCTTGGTGGTCAATATTTGCTACTAGTATGTCATCATTTGTTAGGATAAGGTCTAGGCAGGATGGTTGGTTGCCTTGGCGAAATCTAGTGTCTTTATTAACCAGTTGATGGAAGTTCGTATCCTTGTACCATTGTACAAAGTTATCCTCTCTTGGTGTCAGGTATCCAGAGCTTTCTAATGGCCATTTTACTCCACCGTAATTAAAATCCCCCATGGCGATAAATAGATTCGACTCCGAAGCCACACTCAGCGTACTAAGAAGGGTATTGTCTTGTTCAATCGTTGACTCATGTCCCCTATATACGCCACATAAGATGAATTTACAATCACCAACTTCCACGTCCAAAAATAGGCACTCAGCGTTTGTATGTTTTGTGTTGTACTTAGTGTTTAATttagttttcattttaatgtcCAATTTATTTGCAGCATATATTGCTACTCCACCACTACGTTTTTCAATCCGGTCGTCTCTATATAAGTCATAGCCTGGTATTTTTATCATCGAGTCGGGAATATTTGGTTTGAGCCATGTTTCTGTAATAATGATCAGGGTAGGTTTCAAGTTATTTACTCTAGCAATAAGTAGGTCTAGTTTGGTAGTAACAGATTGAATATTCGTGTAAAAAATAGTAACTGTAATAATAGGAGGTAAATGTACTCCAACTGCGGTGGCCTTATTGTTGGTGACCACAGTCGGAAGATTCTGGCTATTTCTGGTGTGAACTATTGGTTTTTTGCCGGTCTGGCGGCCAGTTGGGCGGTCTCTACGATTGCTGGATGGCCCTGGATGTACTTGATTGTGATCCCTGTTTCACCTTCGCTTATACGCCTGTTCAGCTCTTCTCTTAGATACTGAAGGTACTCTCTTTGCATGGGAGTAAGGTCGGCTTTCACGGACGTTGGTTTCGCTagcctttttttgtttttgagcACTTCAATTGCATCGCTTTTGCTACGTAATATGACCTTCAGTGGACGCGGAGTCGTGCGGCTGCTGGACTTAGCACCCAGGCGAAACGCTTTTATTCCAACACAGCTCACGTTCTTCGAGATGCTAGTTATCAAAGTCGTAGTTTCACGCACATCATGTTCTTTCCTCTCTTCGGCTGTGTCACTCGTAGATTCTGGAATATCATAGATGATGATGTTGTTCGCCCGGTTCGATCTTTCTGTTATTTCACGAACAGCTGACTCCGTTTCCAGCATGCTTTGGCGCACGCGCAGCTTCTGCACTTCACCGGTCAGTTCGTCCAGTTTTTTCAGAATCATTGGCAACTGCGTTATTGACGATCTGCAGTCAgtgcaataaaatgtcataactcGAGCAACAGTCTTTAGTTCAAGCACTCTAACTTCCGTGGGTGACAGGCCATGGCAGTCACTACAAAGGAGGTTCTTGCACAAATCACAATTAACTGATAGCTTTTTTTCATTTGGCGTCTTCTGACATTTCGAACATTTTCCCTGTGCTGATATGTTAGGACTTGCAACTTTCTTTCCGGACGATGTTTTCAGACCGTCGCCCATTATTTTGGTAGATTTTAAAGTTTTTGTACTGGCAACACTAAGTGACAATTTGAGAAAAATATTGAGGGTAGACTTATAAATTTCAAATGCGTAAATTGTCAGTCACGGATATTTAGCACTATTATTGTTCAAATTTAATAGTTTTATACGTAGAAAACACTACCACAGTTTCCACCACTAATCACAAgcacattgtaacagtttttataGGATaaaagacacttttactattcaATTTCGTCTTAACTCGCGAGCAAGGTTTTACCCTGACAAGTGACTTTGACAGATCCAATTCTTCctatattataatgataatataCTGACCGATCTTGTTGAGCAGATAGATGCAAGGCACATATATCCTATTGCCTTCGATGACGTCAATGAAATCGTCGCTGGTCGCATCGTAGCGGAGCGTTATGTCCGCATTGTGTATCTTGTACTCAGAGAGGATGGTTTTCACTGCTTCTATGTCGAGCTCGGATTGTGGGCACTGTAACAATGGTGAAGTCATAGTTTAGAATAAAGAAACCACGCTTAGCACAAGGAATTGCTAAGCAACCATTCTTCAGAAAAGCCGTTGTCTTAGGTCACTTCTTTAGaagaaaacttatttcttcttcctcgcgttattccgtcatttttgccacggcttctagcctggggtccgcttgacgactagtcccaagaattgacgtaggcactagtttttacgaaaacgactgccatctgaccttccaactcagaggatatttcgtacataagtttcgaagaattcattggtacgagctgcgGTTTggacccgcgacctccggattgcaagtcctacgctcttaccgctaggccaccagcacttGTTGTAGAATAAAACTTACGGTAGTATTCAAATTGATTCCTCCTTTATCTTTCTTCCTAAAGTATATATTCGGCGGCTGCTTGTTGAGCCGCAGCCCGAAGCCCTCCAGCTCGTGTTCCAGCAGTTTCTTGTGCTGGAGAGGTTTCAGCACGTCCAGCACTATGAACACCAGACTGCAGGTGCGGGCGACGGCGATGACCTGGCGACCACGACCTTTGCCGTCCTTCGCGCCTTCGATGATACCGGGGAGATCGAGAAGCTGGAAAGTAAATGAGGAGGTTATTGGtgtctttctttctttctcttATTATTAACCCTTCGTctgtctaagcactgatcagtgaGCACAAATTTAAATCCTTTGTTTAATACAATAGGTTTAAATTCGttcgcactgatcagtgcttatacatacgaagggttaaagacaaaatataataatcttTCGAATTAGCTATTATTTTTTGTCtttaatttgacatttgtgttaATTGTAATGGGACAATACAAAGGACCATGCAAAAACCTCCACGACTTGAGTACTCTGCCAAAAGTATATgtccaaaaagaaaaaaaaggcaTCACCTTCATGACTAGATTTATACTTTGAACTAGGTAGAGACGGACGGAATATGGACTTTGCCGAATACGAATATTCGACCGAGTATTCGGATCAGATCATACCGAGTATGAATATTCGATTAGGCTAAAACTGGCCAAACGCTGAAAACAAGTTCATACAGGTCCGCGATCTGCACTCCGCACGTGTTTTTGACCGTTCTCTGGACCAGCcgggaatttttatgaaaaaaaacgaCAGTCTCATGCCTGACCGTTTATTCGGTAAATATTCAGCAGTTCGAACCGaactatccggccgaatacgAACATTGAAAATTATGGCGAATACCGAATAATTACCGAATATTTGGCCCATCTCTACTCTGAATTTGGCTATATCGTTACCTGTATCTTAGCCCCCTTGTATTTAATACAGCCGGGCACGGTAGTGAGCGTAGTGAACTCGTACGCTGCCACCTCAGAGTATACTCCGGCAAGGTTGGACAGCAATGTAGACTTGCCCACTGATGGGAAGCCCACGAATCCGATACGCGCGTCACCAGTTTTAGCGACGTCGAAACCTGGAATTTGGGAAATatagcaataaattaaatattctttattaccCACCAACAGGGACAACTATAATAAGTATAATTCACAGTAGGTGGTATATAACCCTGTCCCTTTTATcacccattttttttttcctggcctactttggtgtcccactgctgggcaaacgACCCTGTCACCCattaaaattagaaaaaaaattgttcatgATTTTccatttgtatttattaaaatgtaacACATATTATGTAAAAATCCAATACATGATACAATTTTTGTGAAAATTACTGGTTTCCTAATAGCCTTGATATTTGGAACCCCATAAATTTGTATAAAACTGTGACACTAACATTTTGTTTGGTTATTTTAGGAGTGAATTTTATTGTGACAAAGGATAAAACAAATGCTCAGAATAAAGATTGCGTGATCAAGTTTAGTATCCCAACTAttcttaaaattttaaatatgacCACATCTATCTGTTTTCCTACTTCCTAAGTATTATTTTCATAggttatgaatgttatgatcaactattatttttacttatctATATTCTTAAACAGAGCTGAAGTAAGCGATTTCGTTCGTAGGGTAAATATATGAATACTATGAATGCCTTAACTTATAAGCCAGCTGCTTTGCTTTTTTGAGAGGACAAGTAAATATTGACAACAAAATCTTACCTTCACCGGTAGCGCCGCCGCCACCCTTGGGGGTGATCAGTTCACGTCTCAATTTAGCGAGCCTGGCCTTGAGTAAACCCAAATGCAACGCTGTCGCTTTATTTTTTTGCGTTCGAGCCATCTGAAAAACATCGCACAGAGTTTAGCTTTTCACACTAGTTTATATTATTTCACGGTTTGTCACTAGATTTTTAACTCCGAATAGTCGAATAAAGGCTGAAGTGGCAACgttttatttacaataattgCAGAAATACGTAAATTTAACTCATAACCTCTGTTACCAACCTCGGACTCTATAGCCGCAATTTTCTCCAATATCGTACTCATTTTGGTAGTTTATACTTAAACTTTAGAGCTacttaatacaaaaatataaataaaattaattgtttCCTTATGAAAAggtaacaaattaaaataaaaggaaagcgtGACAATCTTCGTGGACGGGACGTACACCTTTCCAGAAAATTTGAAAGAACCGGCAGTATTGCCAGTGTAAATAAAATTTCCCGCTTTTATAAActgtcaaataaaaaataagaattatattttattgcataatatatcgttttacttAAAGCTTATTACAAAGTTATAATTAATACCCTTTAATttatatcaaaatatattaattatacaaAAAGCTTGACAAGCTATTTTTATCGCCATCTGTAGTTTTATGCTTTAACTACTGCAAAGTGAATAAGAGTACCAAACTAAACTTGCAAAAAGACAgtttagatggcgctgttaacaAAAGCTGACTAGTTACATTAACCACCCGCAAGATGGCGTGAAAtgcaatgtaaataaataaatcaaaccaCGTGGAAAGTTCTCCGCAGGTTTGCGCAGGGAACTAACAGAAGGAAAGGAACAGTAGGAAAATCGTGTGCAGAGCCGAAACCGCTATGCCTCAGTGCTACCTTGAGCGTCGGAACGAAACGGTCTGGCGCGCGTTCGCCCCGTTTTCGAATTTTCGGTCAAGTTTCGTATGTGTAAATAATAACTAAATCAGCTTTATTCGCTGTGACTTGTTAATAGTGTTTGAAATAGTGATCAGTATGGATGATTGGAAGTTTAAAAAAGTTTAGCTTGTATTTAATGACTCAGATGCTGTGTGTTTAATGCTTAGGTTGGTATTCATATTTAAGTACTTTAAGTTGGTAAAcgtgattttaatttttgatggAGCGCCGACTTGCTAAGTTATTCTTAGTAGGAGATGCCGTGGTTTTACCTAGAACAGAACCATATCAGTACTTAGATAAATATCAGTTTACGCTGCCTACTTTGATAAGTTAGGAACTATTTAAAcaattaattattaaacaatAAGAAATTTAATAACCAAAATGCAGGGTATATGTATGGAAATAagactaacgctacgtcttacgtaggcgaacaacgcgcgaacgcggcgcggcgcggcgcggcgaaatcaatcctttgatgcccatagaagtgtcctacgtaagcgatctcgttgcgaacgcggtgcggcgcgatttgcacgcgaatgtcaggcggcgcggcgcggcgcggcgcggcgcggcgcggcggcggccgctttcgccgcgccgcgccgcgccgcgttcgcgcgttgttcgcctacgtaagacgtagcgtaaggtgGCCAATTAGCCACTAAAGAGTATAAGTGGGGTATGGGGAAATATCGTGCTTAAAGTTTTTCAGCTGAAGTAGATGAAGCTGTCCTCTTAAGTATGCAAATAGGAAAACGCTAAATAAGATTGGAAGGATGACGGCGCGTTAAAAAGATTTGTAGTCACGCCGAAGTTACAATTCAAGCCAGATAGTCCTaaatacgattttttttttactggggTGGTAATTATTGCTTGGCATTACAATATAGATGGCACCTTAAGTTTTGGGAAagagaatattattatttcttcATGAGCTGTATAAAAGAGCCGGTGAGAGTATAATATTGTTCAATTGAATTTAAATGTTAACAATGAGTCAAAGCTTGATAACTTTCGTAAAGTTGTAAAATTGCATCTGCGGCAGTCCACAGTTAAATCTGACCGCATGCATTGTGACATACTGGACTGTGGTAGGATTTTCGGGTTTACCTCGTGTATAAATCGTGCATGCATTgtacatgtatgtatgtcagtactagagatgcaacggatagttgtttggccggataccagatACCGGATaatcggcctgaccatcggccgaatatccggtaacAGGCCGCCGAacattcggccggcggaactatacctacatttcggtttttcaggtgcgcattctgcaggtttgacctgtttcctagtaaactttcgcgcggactcatttctatgttcgaaatgagtgtgcgtgcaagtcagtggaatgattaaattgttttaaaataataaacaagtacgattatgaccgcgTCTGTTTCTAattccaatt is a window from the Cydia fagiglandana chromosome 13, ilCydFagi1.1, whole genome shotgun sequence genome containing:
- the LOC134670361 gene encoding GTP-binding protein 128up, which produces MSTILEKIAAIESEMARTQKNKATALHLGLLKARLAKLRRELITPKGGGGATGEGFDVAKTGDARIGFVGFPSVGKSTLLSNLAGVYSEVAAYEFTTLTTVPGCIKYKGAKIQLLDLPGIIEGAKDGKGRGRQVIAVARTCSLVFIVLDVLKPLQHKKLLEHELEGFGLRLNKQPPNIYFRKKDKGGINLNTTCPQSELDIEAVKTILSEYKIHNADITLRYDATSDDFIDVIEGNRIYVPCIYLLNKIDQISIEELDVIYKIPHCVPISAHHRWNFDDLLEKMWEYLKLIRIYTKPKGQLPDYNAPVVLHADRTSVEDFCNKLHRSIVKEFKYALVWGSSVKHQPQKVGIEHILADEDVVQIVKKV